TCGCAGCAGGGCCCCACGAACACCACCGCCGCCCGCTCGCGTCCCCGATCGTCGTCGGCCGGGAGCACGTCGATGGGATGCTGGGCCCCGTAGAGCGACGGCCGCGTGACCTCGGTCATGCCGGTGTCGAGCTTGGCGAAGCGGTAGCCCTCGCGGCCGGTGTCCACGACGTCCATGCAGGTCGCGACCACCGCCCCCGCGCGCGCGACCAGGTACGTGCCGGGCTCGATCTCGAGGTGCAGGGCCCGCCCCGTGCGCTGGCGAAATTCCTGCAGCGCCGCGGCCACATTCCGGCCCACGTCGCTCATCTCCACCGTGGGCTCCTCGGGCATGCGCCCGACCTTGAAGCCGCCGCCCAGGTTGACGGTGGTGGCCTCGGGGAAGCGCCCCACGAGGTCGAGCGTCATGCGGGTGACACGCTTCCAGACCTCCGGATCGGTTCCCGATCCGATGTGGCTGTGGACTGTTCTGATGGAAAGCCGATGTCGGGCGGCGATATGCCGTGCATCCTCGATGTACTCGTGCCAGATCCCGAAGGAGGAGGCGGGTCCGCCCGTGTTGGTTCGGTTGGTGGCGCCGCTCCCGAGGCCGGGATTCAGGCGGATGGCGACCTCGCGGCCGGGGGCGACGCGCCCCATCGACTCCAGCTGATGGAGCGAGCAGGCGTTGTAGAGCACGCCGCGTCCCAGATGATCGGCGAGGCGCCGTGACGGCATCTGCGAGGTCAGCTGGATCGTGTCGGGCTTGAACCCGGCGCGCAGCGCGCGCTCCACCTCGAAGTCGCTCGAGGCGTCCACGTGCAACCCGAGGTCGCGGAATACCGCGAGCACGCCCCCGCTGGGGTTGGCCTTCATCGCATAGCGGAGCGTGAAGCCGAAGGGCGCCGGGAACGCCAGCACCGTGCGCGCGGTGGCCTCCAGGGTGCGGCGATCGTAGACGTAACAGGGGGTCCCGAATCGCGCGCGCACCTCTGCCGCCTGCTCGGGGGAGAGGAACAGCGGTCCCGAGGGAGCCGAGACGGTCGATGCCATGCGCCGGATGATACCGTACTCGCGACGCCGCTTGAAGTAGCTCCGCGGGTGGTGCTAGAGTCGAGTTGTCCTCACTGGCGAACCGCATCGACTCATGGAGGGCTCACTCATGCGCCCCAGATTCCACGGCTCCATCGTCGCGCTGGTCACGCCATTCCGAAACGGCGCCGTCGACGAGGACAAGCTCCGCGAGCTCGTCGAGTTCCACGTGAGCAATCGCACAGACGGCATCGTGCCGTGCGGCACCACCGGCGAATCGCCCACGCTGAGCCATGACGAGCACAAGCGCGTGGTCGAGGTCGTGATCGAGGCGGCGCGGGGGCGGATCCAGGTCATCGCCGGCACCGGCTCCAACTCGACCTCCGAGGCGATCGACCTCACGCGCCACGCCAGCCGCGCGGGCGCCACCGGCGCCCTCGTGGTCAACCCGTACTACAACAAGCCCACTCAGGAAGGCCTCTACCGCCATTTCCGCGCCATCGCGGACACGGTGGACATCCCGATCATCGTCTACAACATCGCCGGGCGCACCGCGGTGAACGTGGAGACGGACACCCTCGCCCGCCTCGTCAAGGACTGCAAGAACATCGTGGGCGTGAAGGAAGCCTCGGGCTCCCTCGACCAGATGACCCAGGTCGTGCTCGCCTGCGGGCCCGACTTCGCCGTCCTCTCCGGCGACGACAACCTCACCCTGCCGCTCATGGCGGTGGGCGGGGTGGGCGTCATCTCGGTGATCGCCAACATCGTCCCCCGCGAGACCGCCGAGCTGACCCATGCCGCGCTGAACGGCGACTGGAAGCAGGCGCGTGACCTCCACCACCGCCTCTATCCGCTGTGCCGGGCCGCCTTCTTCGAGACCAACCCCATCCCCATCAAGGAAGCGATGGCGATGATGGGCATGGTCGAGCCCGAGTTCCGCCTGCCCATGTGCCGGATGGCCGACGCGAACCGGGAGCGGCTGCGCGGCGTGCTCAAGTCGTTGGGCCTGCTCAAGAGCTGATTCGCTACGCCGATGGCCGACGTGGTCGTGGCCGGCGCCGCCGGCCGGATGGGCTCGCGTCTCGTCACCCTCCTCCAGGAGGAGACTGACCTTCACCTCGTCGCCGCCCTGGAGGCGCCTGGCCATCCCGCCCTCCTGAAGGACGCCGGTGAGCTCGCCGGCGTCGGCCGCCTCGGCGTCCCCATCACCGCCGATCCCGAGGCGGCGCTGGCGTCTGACCGTATCCTCATCGAGTTCTCCGTCCCCGAGGCGACGCTCGTGCATCTTCGCATGGTCGCGCACCAGAAGGGCCGCGCGGTCATCGGCACCACCGGATTCTCCCCGGCCCAGCGCGAGGAGATCGAGCGCCTGGCCGGCCAGGTACCGATCCTCCTCTCGCCCAACATGAGCGTGGGCGTCAACGTCGCCTTCCGCGTGCTGCAGGAGATGGCGCGCCTGCTCGGCGACGACTACGACGTCGAGGTAACCGAGGTCCACCACCGGTTCAAGAAGGACGCGCCCAGCGGCACCGCGATGCGCATGGCGGAGATCGTGGCCGACGCGCTGGGGCGCGATCTCGGCAAGAGCGCGGTGTACGGCCGGCACGGCATGCCGGGCGAGCGGACACGCAAGGAGATCGGCGTGTTCTCGCTGCGGTCGGGCGACGTGGTGGGCGAGCACACCGTGTCCTTCGGCGCCCTCGGGGAGCGCCTCGAGCTGACCCATCGGGCGCAGAGCCGCGATAACTACGCCCGCGGCGCCCTGCGCGCCACGCGCTTCATCGCGACCGCGAAACCGGGTCTCTACTCCATGCAGCACGTGCTCGGGCTCGCATGAAGATCGTCCGCTTCAAGGCCGCGGGCAAGGTTCGCTACGGCGTGATCGAGGGGACGCACGTGGTCGAGTACGCGGGCACCCCGTTCGGCGGCTTCCGCCGCGGCCGCAAGCGCTATCCCCTGCGCCAGACCGTGCTCCTCGTCCCCGTGGTGCCCTCGAAGATCGTGGCGGTCGGCCTCAACTATCGAGACCATGCCGAGGAGATGCACCTGCCCCTGCCCGCCGAGCCGCGTATCTTCCTCAAGCCGCCGTCGGCCCTGTGTGGGCCGGGCGATCCCATCATCTATCCGCCCCAGTCGAGCCGGGTGGACTTCGAAGGCGAGCTGGCGGTGGTGATGAAGAAGCGGTGCCGCAACGTCCCTCCCGAGCGGGTCCGCGAGCACATCCTGGGCTTCACGTGCCTCAACGACGTCACCGCGCGGGATCTCCAGTCGCGCGACTCCATGCCGAGTCGCGCCAAGGCCTTCGACACGTTCTGCCCGGTCGGCCCCTGCATCGCCACCGACATCGACCCCAACGGCGTCGAGATTGAGACCTTCTTGAACGGCGAGCGGCGGCAGGGGTCGAGCACCAAGAACCTCCTGTTCTCCGTCGAGGATCTCGTCGCCCGGGTGGCCGCGGTCATGACCCTGCTCCCCGGGGACCTCATCGCCACCGGCACGCCCGCCGGGGTCGGCCCCATGAACCCGGGTGACAAGGTGGAAGTACGCATCGAGGGCATCGGGGCCCTCGCCAACCCGGTCATTCGCCTCTGCCCCTGAGCCCGTCCGGAGCGCCCTCCGCTGGCCTCTGATAAGATATTTCTCGAGGACGTCCGGTTCTACGGTCACCACGGAGTGACGAGCGCCCAGCAGGAGGTGGGGGCGTGGTTCTCGGTGGACGCGGAGATGACGGTGGACGTGGGGCCCGCGGCCGCTTCCGACGATGTCCGGGCCACTGTGGACTACGGCGTGGTCGCCGCGCGGATCGTGGAGCTGGGCACGAGGCAGCGCGTGAATCTCCTCGAGCGCCTGGCGGTGGGAGTGGCCACCATGTTGCTCGGCGAGTTCCCCTGCGAGGAGGTCCGGATCCGGGTGCGTAAGCTCACGCCGCCGATGGACGGATTGCACGCGACGCCCGGCGTCGAGGTGACGCGACGCCGCCGCTGACCATGCCCCGCGTATTCCTGAGCGTCGGGTCGAACATGGGGGACCGGGTCGAGTCCCTGCGCCAGGCGGTCGCGCGCCTGCGCGCCCTCCACGACGTGAGCTTCGTGGATGCCTCCCCACTCTATCAGACGGAGCCCTGGGAGCAGCGCCCCGGCGAGGTCGAGGACCGCGCGAGCTGGTTCTTCAACTGCGTGGTCGCCATCGACACCACGCTGTCCGCGCCCATGCTGCTCGCGGAAGTGCAGGCTATCGAGACCGCCCTGGGCCGCGCGCGCGGCCCAGGCACCCACGAGGACCAGCGCTACGAGCCGCGGACGCTGGACATCGACATCCTGCTCTACGGCGACCAGGTCATCGCGCTCTCCGATGCGCTCCACGTGCCCCATCTGCTCATGCACGAGCGCGGCTTCGTGCTGCGGCCCCTCGCCGACCTCGCGCCCGAC
The Candidatus Methylomirabilota bacterium genome window above contains:
- the dapA gene encoding 4-hydroxy-tetrahydrodipicolinate synthase, whose product is MRPRFHGSIVALVTPFRNGAVDEDKLRELVEFHVSNRTDGIVPCGTTGESPTLSHDEHKRVVEVVIEAARGRIQVIAGTGSNSTSEAIDLTRHASRAGATGALVVNPYYNKPTQEGLYRHFRAIADTVDIPIIVYNIAGRTAVNVETDTLARLVKDCKNIVGVKEASGSLDQMTQVVLACGPDFAVLSGDDNLTLPLMAVGGVGVISVIANIVPRETAELTHAALNGDWKQARDLHHRLYPLCRAAFFETNPIPIKEAMAMMGMVEPEFRLPMCRMADANRERLRGVLKSLGLLKS
- the folK gene encoding 2-amino-4-hydroxy-6-hydroxymethyldihydropteridine diphosphokinase: MPRVFLSVGSNMGDRVESLRQAVARLRALHDVSFVDASPLYQTEPWEQRPGEVEDRASWFFNCVVAIDTTLSAPMLLAEVQAIETALGRARGPGTHEDQRYEPRTLDIDILLYGDQVIALSDALHVPHLLMHERGFVLRPLADLAPDVEHPVLYQTIRELVAALDDEHEVRVSDLPRRWFDR
- a CDS encoding diaminopimelate decarboxylase, translating into MASTVSAPSGPLFLSPEQAAEVRARFGTPCYVYDRRTLEATARTVLAFPAPFGFTLRYAMKANPSGGVLAVFRDLGLHVDASSDFEVERALRAGFKPDTIQLTSQMPSRRLADHLGRGVLYNACSLHQLESMGRVAPGREVAIRLNPGLGSGATNRTNTGGPASSFGIWHEYIEDARHIAARHRLSIRTVHSHIGSGTDPEVWKRVTRMTLDLVGRFPEATTVNLGGGFKVGRMPEEPTVEMSDVGRNVAAALQEFRQRTGRALHLEIEPGTYLVARAGAVVATCMDVVDTGREGYRFAKLDTGMTEVTRPSLYGAQHPIDVLPADDDRGRERAAVVFVGPCCESGDILTPAPGDPEALAPRWVPMPKIGDLVVVGGAGAYCAAMSTINYNSYPQAPEVMLEVDGSLRLLRRRQDPAEVWANEV
- a CDS encoding fumarylacetoacetate hydrolase family protein, which encodes MKIVRFKAAGKVRYGVIEGTHVVEYAGTPFGGFRRGRKRYPLRQTVLLVPVVPSKIVAVGLNYRDHAEEMHLPLPAEPRIFLKPPSALCGPGDPIIYPPQSSRVDFEGELAVVMKKRCRNVPPERVREHILGFTCLNDVTARDLQSRDSMPSRAKAFDTFCPVGPCIATDIDPNGVEIETFLNGERRQGSSTKNLLFSVEDLVARVAAVMTLLPGDLIATGTPAGVGPMNPGDKVEVRIEGIGALANPVIRLCP
- the dapB gene encoding 4-hydroxy-tetrahydrodipicolinate reductase → MADVVVAGAAGRMGSRLVTLLQEETDLHLVAALEAPGHPALLKDAGELAGVGRLGVPITADPEAALASDRILIEFSVPEATLVHLRMVAHQKGRAVIGTTGFSPAQREEIERLAGQVPILLSPNMSVGVNVAFRVLQEMARLLGDDYDVEVTEVHHRFKKDAPSGTAMRMAEIVADALGRDLGKSAVYGRHGMPGERTRKEIGVFSLRSGDVVGEHTVSFGALGERLELTHRAQSRDNYARGALRATRFIATAKPGLYSMQHVLGLA
- the folB gene encoding dihydroneopterin aldolase produces the protein MFLEDVRFYGHHGVTSAQQEVGAWFSVDAEMTVDVGPAAASDDVRATVDYGVVAARIVELGTRQRVNLLERLAVGVATMLLGEFPCEEVRIRVRKLTPPMDGLHATPGVEVTRRRR